The following coding sequences are from one Leptolyngbya sp. NIES-3755 window:
- a CDS encoding hypothetical protein (hypothetical protein all8519;~similar to AA sequence:cyanobase_aa:LBDG_33610) produces MGLSPLPVAPKKADRKQFTGKNPSYIDQNGNYRIVNHSQYQDNQPTKADLKKWFFDGHQNGIGCLGSINRRWIDFDAKQVRDPKCGCAVSAGNKTKTPCEHQIAAIDLIFSDWCELFTQVLGTWVEKTQGFGYRVLVELTDPNEQDVFTNFALEDDSSNQMGEALGYGRFAVLAPTKGVFGLYESVSDGEPVKVAHLSDLGIVQKKSNTKSKVRNERQMTFDQAPSVPTDAIAVPLEKLVCAEVLHTYQEIYEETDRSGLLSKCIREVIGWQNVAESLKLPIEDSEAFIEQCYENIYGDNPDWKKIDRVTKTLGDRSDLEPAKCAHVSYTEAQNHFKNVFSQVNGLEPQLKETIEIPMNFQSMTPEDRNQWVNTNLEAAILHLSKEKTDQLIVNLSIQGFPIDKDQIVLRSHALVNKYRRNKQVDELASFKGSYLWSVISKDKTFCDYLSLIKRFGKNLRFNTLKKQVELDSKPFPIGIAKTQLNIEKNFQAKSGKAEFEEIFVIAAKRNSYSPIVEYLDRVSSEYGNSTNVLNGFTERYFGQTELIYNSMLTRSLVAAVARAYNPGCKVDTALILQGKQGARKSTFFKILAGGDQYFDDSLGNVGDKDEKLKLHRVWFVEWAELETVFRRKDVASTKAFLSSSTDFVRPPYGRDTEEMSRASVIVGTTNQEEFLSDSTGNRRFWVIPVLKDIDTDLLQKERNRIWAAAVALYKAGQQYWLTDLEEVAASGIAEQFQTSDPWTEPVLNYATDQDFITTKEILDRPLQIEVSKQDKASQMRVAEILKKAGWLKGTKRVDGRLTKCWCKPNLPTIEDHEPSAFQQTDKPEVTNDKHPRWATVGGYAVHKGSTIKIVKIEDFSDGCSLIDPTGCRYLAAECQPEQIPTGMEGRKPL; encoded by the coding sequence ATGGGTCTTTCACCGTTACCAGTTGCACCTAAAAAAGCAGATAGAAAGCAATTCACAGGTAAAAATCCCTCGTACATTGATCAGAACGGCAATTATAGGATTGTCAATCACAGTCAATATCAGGATAATCAGCCTACTAAAGCTGATTTGAAAAAATGGTTTTTTGATGGTCATCAGAACGGTATCGGGTGCTTAGGCTCTATTAACCGTCGATGGATTGATTTTGATGCCAAACAGGTACGTGATCCTAAATGCGGGTGTGCTGTATCCGCTGGAAACAAAACGAAAACCCCTTGTGAGCATCAGATTGCAGCGATCGATCTAATTTTCAGTGATTGGTGTGAACTGTTCACACAGGTGTTGGGTACTTGGGTAGAAAAAACTCAAGGATTCGGGTATCGAGTTCTAGTCGAACTGACCGATCCTAATGAGCAAGACGTTTTCACTAATTTTGCTCTAGAAGACGATTCTAGCAATCAAATGGGTGAAGCTTTAGGATATGGCAGATTCGCTGTTCTTGCGCCTACAAAGGGTGTTTTTGGGCTATATGAGAGCGTTTCTGATGGTGAACCTGTAAAAGTTGCTCATCTTTCAGATTTAGGTATTGTTCAGAAGAAATCTAATACTAAATCGAAAGTCAGAAACGAACGGCAGATGACATTCGATCAGGCTCCCAGTGTTCCGACTGATGCGATCGCGGTTCCGTTGGAAAAACTTGTATGTGCTGAAGTCCTGCACACCTACCAAGAAATTTACGAAGAAACCGATCGGTCTGGATTGCTCTCAAAGTGCATTAGAGAAGTAATTGGATGGCAAAACGTAGCGGAAAGCTTAAAGCTACCGATAGAAGACTCAGAAGCTTTCATTGAGCAGTGTTACGAGAATATTTATGGTGATAATCCAGATTGGAAAAAAATCGATCGTGTCACTAAGACTTTGGGTGATCGTTCCGACTTGGAGCCTGCTAAATGTGCTCATGTTAGCTATACAGAAGCTCAGAACCATTTCAAGAATGTGTTCTCTCAGGTGAACGGATTGGAGCCGCAATTGAAAGAAACGATCGAAATTCCGATGAATTTCCAATCTATGACACCGGAAGATCGTAACCAGTGGGTTAATACAAACCTAGAAGCAGCGATACTACACCTATCAAAAGAGAAAACTGATCAGCTAATTGTAAATCTTTCTATTCAGGGATTTCCGATCGACAAAGATCAAATCGTTTTGAGATCTCATGCTTTGGTGAATAAGTATCGCAGAAATAAACAAGTTGATGAATTAGCAAGTTTCAAGGGTAGTTATTTATGGAGCGTGATATCAAAAGATAAAACTTTTTGTGACTATCTAAGCCTAATTAAACGATTTGGGAAAAATCTTCGATTCAACACGCTCAAGAAGCAAGTAGAGCTTGACTCTAAACCCTTCCCGATTGGAATTGCTAAAACACAGCTAAATATCGAAAAGAACTTTCAAGCTAAGTCAGGTAAAGCTGAATTTGAGGAAATTTTTGTTATTGCTGCTAAAAGAAACTCTTACAGTCCGATTGTTGAATATCTTGATCGTGTTTCGAGTGAATACGGTAACAGCACTAATGTCTTGAACGGGTTTACAGAACGATACTTTGGACAGACAGAACTAATTTATAATTCGATGCTTACGAGATCCCTGGTTGCAGCGGTCGCAAGAGCCTACAATCCAGGCTGCAAAGTCGATACAGCTTTGATTCTGCAAGGTAAACAAGGGGCTAGAAAATCAACATTCTTCAAAATTCTTGCAGGTGGTGATCAATATTTCGATGATTCGCTAGGTAATGTTGGCGATAAAGACGAGAAACTGAAGCTACATCGTGTCTGGTTTGTCGAATGGGCAGAACTTGAAACAGTTTTTCGTAGAAAAGATGTTGCGTCTACAAAAGCGTTTCTTAGCAGTTCCACCGATTTTGTTAGACCTCCCTACGGACGTGATACCGAAGAAATGTCACGAGCTTCTGTCATTGTTGGAACTACTAATCAAGAAGAATTTTTGAGCGATAGCACTGGTAATCGTCGGTTTTGGGTAATTCCAGTTTTGAAAGATATCGATACCGACTTACTCCAAAAAGAGCGTAATCGCATTTGGGCAGCAGCGGTCGCACTCTACAAAGCAGGTCAACAATATTGGTTAACCGATTTAGAAGAGGTTGCAGCGTCAGGAATTGCCGAACAATTTCAAACGAGTGATCCTTGGACAGAGCCAGTTTTGAATTATGCAACAGATCAAGACTTCATAACCACAAAGGAGATTTTAGATCGTCCGTTACAAATTGAAGTTTCCAAACAGGATAAAGCATCTCAAATGAGAGTTGCTGAGATTTTGAAAAAAGCAGGTTGGTTAAAGGGAACGAAACGGGTAGATGGCAGGTTAACTAAGTGTTGGTGTAAGCCTAATTTGCCAACAATTGAAGATCATGAACCATCTGCTTTTCAGCAGACAGACAAACCAGAAGTCACTAATGACAAACATCCTAGATGGGCTACCGTGGGCGGTTATGCGGTTCACAAAGGATCGACTATCAAAATTGTAAAAATCGAAGACTTTTCCGATGGATGTTCTCTGATCGATCCCACAGGTTGTAGGTATCTTGCAGCGGAATGCCAACCTGAACAAATCCCTACCGGAATGGAAGGTCGGAAACCTTTATAA
- a CDS encoding double-stranded RNA binding motif domain protein (similar to AA sequence:cyanobase_aa:AM1_G0027) → MKTLSFTKRIQLLELAQFPQDESEIAIAKMIDRCMKTSRKATFSAPVGEVLPQPKQVEPTYIPESHQNPINALQEACQAENDGLPQYSFQACSQGFSCEVNAFGMLATGLGKTKKTAKKDAAISLLEMLKPDKS, encoded by the coding sequence ATGAAAACTCTCTCATTTACAAAACGCATACAACTCTTAGAACTTGCTCAGTTCCCACAGGATGAAAGCGAAATCGCGATCGCGAAAATGATCGATCGGTGCATGAAAACATCTAGAAAAGCTACTTTCTCGGCTCCTGTGGGTGAAGTATTACCTCAACCGAAACAAGTAGAACCGACATACATCCCAGAATCGCATCAGAACCCGATAAACGCCTTACAGGAAGCTTGTCAGGCTGAGAACGATGGATTGCCTCAATACAGCTTTCAGGCTTGTTCACAGGGATTCTCGTGCGAGGTAAATGCCTTTGGAATGCTTGCAACAGGACTAGGAAAGACCAAGAAGACTGCCAAGAAAGATGCAGCGATCTCACTGCTCGAAATGCTAAAACCCGATAAGTCATAA
- a CDS encoding hypothetical protein (similar to AA sequence:cyanobase_aa:AM1_H0037): MTVRNRIKAFINERGISVYRFRKEIDVAQSTAYSLVNEPDRIPNADVLNKICEAYRVQPGELLEWVPDTGDAA, encoded by the coding sequence ATGACGGTTCGGAACAGGATCAAAGCATTTATCAATGAGCGCGGAATATCGGTGTATCGGTTCCGTAAAGAAATTGATGTTGCACAATCAACGGCATATAGCCTAGTGAACGAACCCGATCGCATTCCGAACGCTGATGTATTAAACAAAATTTGTGAAGCCTACCGAGTGCAACCAGGGGAACTACTCGAATGGGTTCCTGATACGGGTGATGCAGCATGA
- a CDS encoding hypothetical protein (similar to AA sequence:cyanobase_aa:LBDG_31730), whose protein sequence is MITFLMTATFGAYISSRTSLFRDGSIACLTVDYAGIWQDMIGLFALIGSIYSMTVGTARKVRNYFDTVLMPWMSLHGVNVKLPTLQPPTVEQDI, encoded by the coding sequence ATGATTACTTTCTTAATGACTGCGACTTTCGGAGCTTACATCTCAAGCCGTACAAGCTTATTCCGCGATGGTTCCATTGCTTGCTTAACTGTTGATTATGCAGGTATCTGGCAAGACATGATCGGATTGTTTGCTCTGATTGGTTCAATTTATTCTATGACGGTTGGAACTGCTCGAAAGGTACGGAATTACTTTGATACGGTTCTCATGCCCTGGATGAGCCTTCACGGTGTCAATGTAAAGCTTCCGACTCTGCAACCACCCACAGTGGAACAAGACATTTAG
- a CDS encoding hypothetical protein (similar to AA sequence:cyanobase_aa:LBDG_31640): MSNLVKHSEHRIIWTIGNTQIVDSEPDTGIVPLLKISALGIGAIVAAPVSPMIAVALFGYGAYKIFDLATSIGSDGANLAKDIYADVNGDETEDDSVPDGWVNLPQIEESEPVRIRTQLGEQSAIDVPVQPAKPIESPNGFGCILADPYQSRAFFGAQRTGKTYLAAVASREMSTRLGVKVFHMNLASFGTEDDHYWSHATESLRCDLSALDGYTAKQLTVRAIDLVKRFYATQNAILVVDEIAYLGSTGSEHREALEPLLRIIADKITTLSSSGKKRQQAVWTIAPEFVAGSLTQDAKAVKKLNLCYVSIHPQKTVDWNGQSIGFDWGLFNQIKANFTITDPTSVPNDDRICFVSGNWLPLGKLPTIEKVEKPNAVPQHSPKDVRAQLEKSFQSTDIEENDNSESAIRKEMIRFLAENPGGAKPRDFANRARSPVRRMPTEEIKLFLDVMVIDGEVLEVGESFFPNIN; encoded by the coding sequence ATGTCTAACTTAGTCAAACACTCGGAACACCGTATCATCTGGACGATCGGTAACACTCAGATTGTAGACTCGGAACCCGATACGGGCATCGTCCCTCTACTGAAAATCTCAGCACTTGGTATCGGTGCGATCGTAGCGGCTCCGGTGAGTCCGATGATTGCGGTTGCCTTGTTTGGCTATGGAGCCTACAAGATTTTTGATTTAGCGACCTCGATCGGCAGTGATGGCGCGAATCTTGCTAAGGATATTTATGCAGATGTGAACGGTGATGAAACAGAAGATGATTCCGTTCCTGATGGTTGGGTAAACCTCCCACAGATAGAAGAATCTGAACCCGTGAGAATTCGGACTCAACTAGGAGAGCAGAGCGCGATCGATGTTCCTGTTCAACCTGCTAAGCCAATCGAGTCACCCAATGGTTTTGGTTGCATCCTTGCAGATCCGTATCAATCACGGGCATTCTTCGGAGCGCAGCGGACGGGAAAAACTTACTTAGCAGCGGTGGCTAGTCGTGAGATGAGTACCCGGTTAGGTGTGAAAGTCTTTCACATGAACCTAGCAAGCTTCGGAACTGAGGACGATCATTACTGGAGTCATGCTACGGAATCACTTCGTTGTGATTTATCAGCGCTGGATGGCTACACAGCAAAACAACTAACCGTCAGAGCGATCGACCTTGTGAAGCGGTTCTATGCAACTCAGAACGCGATTCTAGTTGTAGATGAGATTGCCTATCTCGGCTCTACAGGGAGTGAGCATAGGGAAGCTTTAGAGCCATTGCTTCGGATCATTGCTGACAAAATCACAACTCTCTCATCCAGTGGGAAGAAGCGACAACAAGCAGTCTGGACTATTGCGCCTGAATTTGTAGCAGGCTCACTCACCCAAGATGCTAAGGCAGTCAAGAAGCTAAACCTCTGCTACGTCTCAATTCATCCTCAAAAAACGGTTGATTGGAACGGGCAATCTATCGGTTTTGATTGGGGACTGTTCAACCAAATCAAAGCAAACTTTACGATTACCGATCCAACCTCAGTGCCAAACGACGATCGTATCTGCTTCGTTTCGGGTAACTGGCTACCGTTGGGAAAGCTACCCACGATTGAGAAAGTTGAAAAGCCTAACGCAGTTCCTCAACATTCCCCGAAAGATGTTCGAGCGCAGTTAGAGAAATCTTTTCAATCTACCGATATTGAAGAAAACGACAATAGCGAATCAGCGATTAGGAAAGAAATGATTAGATTCCTTGCCGAGAACCCCGGCGGCGCAAAACCGAGGGATTTTGCCAATAGAGCGCGTTCGCCTGTTCGTCGGATGCCCACAGAGGAGATTAAGCTGTTTCTTGATGTAATGGTTATTGACGGAGAAGTTTTGGAGGTCGGGGAATCGTTTTTTCCTAACATTAATTAG
- a CDS encoding hypothetical protein (similar to AA sequence:cyanobase_aa:LBDG_01440): MCHRFKQRLISNGWQFKRNGKGSHQLWSHPEKGTVSISLKAMKQQISRTVEKQLFGI, from the coding sequence ATGTGTCATCGATTCAAACAGAGATTAATCTCAAACGGTTGGCAGTTCAAACGAAACGGTAAAGGTTCACATCAACTTTGGAGCCATCCCGAAAAAGGGACAGTTTCGATAAGCCTCAAAGCAATGAAACAGCAAATTTCCAGAACAGTAGAAAAGCAATTATTTGGAATTTAA
- a CDS encoding hypothetical protein (hypothetical protein AM1_A0266;~similar to AA sequence:cyanobase_aa:LBDG_31400), whose translation MSKHLVSLGLLSALFNLSTVAYSQEYPTFKTKNETHAVLTKSLEAQYPGVPVLNKKDWRTAEDIPWSKIVIVKDDFDGDYVAVFDKNYQKDSTGSEAGIISNWSQNQIRVYAYGIRRQCGLFNLVCKELERKDLETGDLSIRVGEQVFKLVGKNGNYPMNPELATALRNAPSGKAKIRVTLEGSGSTITNDIGEKTVEAWKIVYKPSD comes from the coding sequence ATGTCCAAGCATCTTGTTTCGTTAGGTCTGCTCTCTGCATTATTTAACTTATCCACCGTGGCATACTCTCAAGAGTATCCAACATTCAAAACTAAAAATGAGACTCATGCGGTTCTAACCAAAAGTTTAGAAGCGCAATATCCTGGTGTACCAGTTCTTAATAAGAAGGATTGGCGAACAGCAGAGGATATCCCCTGGTCAAAAATTGTGATCGTGAAAGATGATTTTGACGGTGATTATGTAGCAGTGTTTGATAAAAATTACCAAAAAGATTCTACTGGTTCTGAAGCTGGCATCATCAGCAATTGGAGTCAAAACCAGATCCGTGTTTACGCTTACGGCATAAGAAGACAGTGCGGACTTTTCAATTTGGTTTGTAAAGAATTAGAACGCAAAGATTTAGAGACAGGAGATTTAAGCATTCGTGTTGGCGAACAAGTTTTTAAGCTTGTCGGTAAAAACGGTAATTATCCAATGAATCCAGAACTCGCTACAGCTTTACGCAACGCTCCATCAGGAAAAGCTAAAATCCGAGTCACGTTAGAAGGCAGTGGATCAACCATAACTAATGACATTGGTGAAAAAACAGTAGAAGCGTGGAAGATCGTATACAAGCCTTCTGATTAA
- a CDS encoding hypothetical protein (similar to AA sequence:cyanobase_aa:Ava_1576): protein MIIEGITTIAVYKFSQLIREEVEAMLGHNLEETRIYQDLEHQTKRKTAARLLRRGYSIENVAEDVDLPIGEVRRIAEEL from the coding sequence ATGATAATTGAAGGCATCACCACAATTGCCGTCTATAAATTCTCCCAGTTAATCCGCGAAGAGGTAGAAGCGATGCTCGGACATAACCTTGAAGAGACCCGAATTTATCAGGATTTGGAACATCAAACCAAGCGCAAAACGGCAGCCCGTCTACTCAGGCGCGGTTACAGCATTGAAAATGTTGCTGAGGATGTCGATTTACCGATCGGAGAGGTGCGGCGAATTGCTGAGGAACTTTGA
- a CDS encoding hypothetical protein (conserved hypothetical protein;~similar to AA sequence:cyanobase_aa:LBDG_11180): MGRIKRTFLDAGVLILAARGNPIDSDLALSILGDIDREFVSSPFIQLEVIPKATYHKKQQELEFYEAFFATVSPWEINLENLLQEARQIACTYGLASIDALHIAAAISCKADEFITTEKPTKPMYRVPNLHFVSI, from the coding sequence TTGGGACGAATAAAACGGACATTCCTAGATGCAGGCGTTCTGATTCTTGCAGCACGCGGCAACCCGATCGATTCAGACCTCGCACTCAGTATTTTGGGAGATATCGATCGAGAATTCGTATCTAGTCCCTTTATTCAGCTAGAGGTGATCCCAAAAGCGACATATCACAAAAAACAACAAGAACTCGAATTCTATGAGGCGTTTTTTGCAACCGTCAGCCCTTGGGAAATCAACCTCGAAAACTTGCTTCAAGAGGCGCGTCAAATTGCTTGCACTTATGGCTTAGCGAGTATAGATGCGCTCCATATTGCCGCCGCAATCTCTTGCAAAGCAGACGAATTCATCACTACTGAGAAACCGACAAAACCAATGTATCGAGTTCCCAATCTTCACTTTGTTTCTATTTGA
- a CDS encoding hypothetical protein (conserved hypothetical protein;~similar to AA sequence:cyanobase_aa:LBDG_11170), which translates to MTTEELVIQKLRELTPDQQQQVWEFVNALPKPQSSTPPEISPLGKKLRELRAQIVASGEPLLSREELDREIAERRGGVTPWDE; encoded by the coding sequence ATGACCACCGAAGAATTAGTCATTCAAAAACTACGCGAACTCACCCCAGACCAACAGCAGCAAGTCTGGGAATTCGTCAACGCATTGCCCAAACCTCAATCCTCGACCCCTCCCGAAATCAGTCCCCTTGGCAAAAAACTCCGTGAGCTTCGCGCTCAAATCGTCGCATCCGGAGAACCCCTACTCAGCCGAGAAGAACTCGATCGAGAAATCGCCGAACGTCGTGGAGGAGTGACCCCTTGGGACGAATAA
- a CDS encoding hypothetical protein (similar to AA sequence:cyanobase_aa:Cyan7425_5331) has translation MAWQSYDLDRIAQKLVLNARARDPQSLNQSYKMRMAVAYGLERFWGEHLRLSGKEQKKSDYWKETWDELVIIMQRAGVTLPNDPVNLNDVKQVQAMSEKLWALRLEDQRIAIAVLTQLCDCIVWWTQRYKVGRLVDDSDS, from the coding sequence ATGGCTTGGCAATCTTATGATCTCGATCGCATTGCTCAAAAATTGGTATTGAACGCCAGAGCAAGAGATCCACAATCCCTCAATCAGTCCTACAAAATGCGAATGGCAGTTGCTTACGGACTAGAGCGGTTTTGGGGCGAACATTTGCGCCTCAGTGGAAAAGAACAAAAGAAATCAGACTATTGGAAAGAGACTTGGGATGAACTCGTTATCATCATGCAAAGAGCAGGAGTCACCCTTCCCAATGATCCGGTCAATCTCAATGATGTGAAACAAGTGCAAGCAATGTCAGAGAAACTATGGGCATTGAGATTAGAAGATCAACGAATTGCGATCGCGGTTCTGACTCAACTGTGTGATTGCATCGTCTGGTGGACACAACGCTACAAAGTCGGGAGATTAGTCGATGACAGTGATTCCTGA
- a CDS encoding hypothetical protein (protein of unknown function DUF324;~similar to AA sequence:cyanobase_aa:Cyan7425_5330), translating to MYTKRYGIIEALAPLHVGASAGEETGNLNLIFRDQFTQTGIIPGSSIRGRFRADMRQENPGEEHHWYGKAIKEGDSETTEAFVKFEYASIVWLPVFCPGQPVVWVTCPWLLKRYQKIAYDQSIAKASLPLPYSAPKGLGRQIGNNVTRTLFFNLGFIELEHEVDLSPWVHSSANLNPNNLVVVDDNDIAMIHDMSLFRQSRVKLSDTEKKVDGGGFFNVEALPEGTVMVFPIATRAQGWKPFNSSTSELYFGGLESIGFGRCHVTLSEGN from the coding sequence ATGTACACCAAACGCTATGGCATCATCGAAGCACTCGCTCCGCTCCATGTGGGAGCCAGTGCTGGAGAAGAAACGGGAAATCTGAACCTGATTTTCCGCGACCAATTCACGCAAACGGGCATCATTCCGGGTAGCTCAATTCGGGGTCGATTTCGAGCAGATATGCGACAAGAGAACCCTGGAGAAGAACATCATTGGTATGGTAAAGCGATCAAAGAAGGCGACTCTGAAACCACAGAAGCTTTCGTTAAATTTGAATATGCTTCGATCGTATGGTTGCCTGTGTTCTGTCCGGGTCAGCCTGTAGTCTGGGTAACTTGTCCGTGGTTGCTAAAGCGATATCAAAAGATTGCTTATGATCAATCGATCGCAAAAGCATCTTTACCGCTTCCCTACTCTGCACCAAAAGGATTGGGGCGACAAATCGGAAACAATGTGACTCGGACTCTCTTTTTCAATCTGGGTTTTATTGAGTTAGAGCACGAAGTTGATCTTTCTCCTTGGGTACATTCCAGTGCTAACTTAAACCCGAACAATCTAGTCGTTGTTGATGATAATGATATTGCGATGATTCACGATATGTCATTGTTTCGTCAGAGCCGAGTGAAGCTATCGGACACCGAGAAAAAGGTAGATGGTGGTGGATTTTTTAACGTTGAAGCGCTACCAGAAGGAACAGTGATGGTGTTTCCGATCGCAACTCGCGCCCAAGGCTGGAAACCCTTCAATTCGAGCACTTCAGAGCTATATTTTGGCGGCTTAGAGTCGATCGGATTTGGTCGCTGCCACGTCACACTTTCAGAGGGGAATTAA
- a CDS encoding hypothetical protein (similar to AA sequence:cyanobase_aa:PCC7424_0783) has protein sequence MFKYLIQIEPLGLLYGSAGRFLSPDNLVGRSGTRFPPSAAVVSGLFAATYGNAKVQDLQLSGAFWAQSNTPQNFYVPLPLNFTAYTPSHQQTLQAGHITAKLTWNEGWQSSREDLGKTNSGGWIAIDHWQTLTRSMSAIAQTNPPIYANPWKFLPHLHPRLQEKERRVVDPAENGGSLFLENSVQLHPEVCLVYLSNLPLESGWYRFGGEGHMVEVTCHDLSDSTQALFQQPVGQCFALITPAIWGSNRLSYRAPMIGAEEQWAVTTMLTERPMPFRYRLGDRMDEQGNKVRSAHQPKRLSRGRYAVPAGTVYVLQEPLKASWQDWSIDWFPKEGPSLKRWGCGLALPLEPFN, from the coding sequence ATGTTTAAGTATTTGATTCAGATTGAGCCGTTAGGATTGCTTTATGGAAGTGCAGGACGATTCTTATCACCCGATAACTTAGTGGGTCGATCGGGAACTCGTTTTCCTCCCAGTGCTGCGGTTGTTTCAGGATTGTTTGCAGCAACTTACGGTAATGCTAAAGTTCAGGACTTACAACTCTCTGGAGCATTCTGGGCACAAAGTAATACACCTCAAAACTTCTATGTTCCATTACCGCTGAATTTTACAGCTTACACTCCATCTCATCAGCAAACTCTTCAAGCTGGACACATCACCGCAAAACTGACTTGGAATGAGGGTTGGCAGAGTAGCAGAGAAGATCTTGGTAAGACTAATTCAGGTGGATGGATTGCGATCGACCATTGGCAAACATTGACCCGATCGATGAGTGCGATCGCTCAAACGAATCCGCCTATCTATGCTAATCCGTGGAAGTTTCTACCTCATCTACATCCACGCTTACAAGAGAAAGAACGGCGCGTCGTTGATCCAGCAGAAAATGGTGGCAGTTTGTTTCTAGAGAACTCAGTGCAGCTTCATCCCGAAGTCTGTCTTGTGTATCTCTCGAATCTTCCGCTTGAGTCTGGATGGTATCGCTTCGGGGGTGAAGGGCACATGGTTGAGGTAACTTGCCACGACTTGAGCGATTCAACACAAGCACTCTTTCAGCAACCCGTTGGACAATGTTTTGCGCTGATTACACCTGCAATTTGGGGATCGAATCGGTTATCGTATCGCGCTCCGATGATTGGGGCAGAAGAGCAATGGGCAGTTACTACAATGCTGACTGAGCGACCCATGCCGTTTCGGTATCGATTAGGCGATCGCATGGACGAACAAGGAAACAAAGTTCGTTCTGCACATCAGCCCAAACGACTGTCACGAGGGCGGTATGCGGTTCCGGCTGGAACAGTGTATGTACTGCAAGAACCCTTAAAAGCATCTTGGCAGGATTGGTCGATCGATTGGTTTCCAAAAGAAGGTCCATCGCTCAAACGTTGGGGATGCGGTCTTGCATTACCGTTAGAGCCGTTCAACTAA